In Vicia villosa cultivar HV-30 ecotype Madison, WI unplaced genomic scaffold, Vvil1.0 ctg.000711F_1_1_1, whole genome shotgun sequence, the sequence cTTAAAAAAGTAAATATCTATTTATAATATTGTAAAATGAGTGGGAGCACTAGTCCATTAGTTTGAATGAGcctatatattaaatttatttattttcttgaacattttctcataaaaaaaacaaaacatgaaCTTTTATTTCTtctatattatttcttttatgttcTGTTTCTTTTTTATTAGTTGTTCACTCCCTTCTCTAAACGTGAAATATATGCTCAAATATGCGAGTCATGTAAAGCACTTGTCAAATGTTGATTGGCTTGAACGCGTCATTTGCTCTGCAATCACTTAATAGTACagtactttttgttttgttttaatataACACGTGTCCACGTGCGATGATAAATATATGTAGTaccaaaataaaaatgaaataactaGATATAAATACAAAAGTTAGCCACAGACTCATTAAAAAATCGAATGAAACAATTTCATATTATAGGGTTAGAGAGAAGTATTCATGTATAGGGTTGGAAAGTGTCTAGCAAATCAGAATTTAATTGGGTTGAAAAGTGTCTAGCAAAtcagaatttaaaataaaaaatgaaaaatatgataTCAATTGTTTTATATAGAGTATctaaaatattaacaaaataacTAACAAACTGTATCTAATTAATCAAATAACTTCTATATTGTGTTACTTGTTTGATTAAAGgtcttttttattttagttttaaaaaatattttttaatatttttgagaataatttttataattttctaaatattaaagttttttaaattcattttttataaattaaaatatttttacaaaaagaataaattaaaagataaattttacaattcaatataaatataaatttgaaaaaaatcagATATTTTGTTAAAGATATTTCAAATATAACTTTTTTGAAAAagtaattcaaaataattttaagtttaagtggtttttttaaaattttaatatataaaaaagttaTTGTAATCTAGaagcattttaaaaaaatatttaaattaaatttttatttaaaattgattaataAGAGTATGTTGCTCTTAAAATTACATATTTCAATtctgataagttaaataatttatATGTTAAATGATTGTTCAATGTAATTTTAAACGAGTATCATGTAAGTGGATGGTGAAATTGATCACTtgaattaattaatcaaataacaatttaaaaaaaatataattctataaaaattatttagaaaaacctaaaactaaattttttctaaaattttaaaccaCTAAATCTCATTAAAAGTTCAAAAAATAGAGAATCAATTCTTTATATTAACTATGAGAAATTGAAGTGCAATCTTTCTCCACAAGTTCAATGCCTCTATAACCACTTGAGTCACATTTATTGGGTAGTATTAATTAAAGTACTAAGGAGCAAAATACTAATtttaattagaagaaaaaaaatagaagacattaatttaaatatttaaaaatacataaaataaacataataatttttTCTTATCAGCTTAATTCGAGTaatttatttaggtttttatgGTTTTGTTTTTAGTTAGCATTTGGAATTAATTGATGTATAAGAAGGatatatacaaaaattatattattgatttatgaTAAGGAAGCTAAGCATGGAAACCGTGATAATCTAACTCTTTGTTTGTTCCCGTGGACTCAACAAAGAATCCATAAATTTCAAGCGAGAAATAATCTCTCTCTCTAGAACTTCTCTCTCTCTAGAGCTTCGCTAGACGAGTCTTGTACTTATACTCCCTTCTTCCTTTACCAACAAATTAAGGAACTGTGACTGAACAAAACAAACATCCATAACTTCCCCAttctcacttttctttttcaattcactttttttttttcttttcttttaataaagcaAACTGTTGATAAATAAAATCGATCTCTGAATTTTGAGATTCTCAAAACCCAGTTGCGGAAAAATGAAGCTTCAGAGGTCATCTCTggctttatttttatttctagggTTTCTCTTACTATCGTTGACGCCGTCGTCCACGGCCAAATTCCTGGTGGAGAAGAACAGCTTGAGGGTGACGTCGCCGGAGTCTATCAAGGGAACATACGATAGTGCGATTGGCAACTTCGGGATTCCTCAATACGGTGGTAGTATGGCCGGGAACGTTGTGTTCCCGAAGGATAATCAGAAAGGGTGTAAGGAGTTTGATGAGTCGGGGATTTCGTTCAAATCGAAAGCTGGTGCTCTTCCAACGTTCGTTTTGCTCGATCGGGGAAGTATGATTCTTATGCCTTCGATTTTTTTGTTATGTTGTGAATTTTTTAGCTTGGTTTAGTTTGTTCTAGAATATTGTTTTCGTTTTAGTTGAtggttctggttgttgttgagCTAAAATTGGCTGATATTGTTTGTTTAGTAGTGTGATAGTGTCACTTTAGTGTTGTTAGGTTAGTGAAGACTTGCTATGACTTGTTTTTCTATGCTAATATGCTTGCTTATCTATTGCTTTGTGCTTTgtatgtttggtttggcttttggaAGAGGCAAAAGCGATTCTAGAATTGTAGACTTGATTTTGGAATGATTTTTTGAGGTGTTTGGTTCTGCCTCCATAATTGAATCTACTAGAATTTGTAGTTTTTGAGTTCAAACGTGATGTTTAcattgaaatttattgttcaacccAATTTTGCAAGAATTTATTCgaacataaatcactttatctTCAGTTCACTTTTAGCCAAAATCAATTTCACagaatcaatttttttcactGCAGAACCAAAGACATGTAAGTGTTACTTGATTGCTTCATGTTCAAAGGATTCTGCATACTAGATTTAGTATTTAGGTTTTCAAAGTGCTATATGGTGTACCTTTAGTTTGTTTGAATGGATTGGTTGTTTATGGTTGTTCTTTATGTTTTAATTGATGATTGAACACGTATGGATCCAGTCATCTATATTTGTGTTTCATTTTACACTTGCACTGAGGAATTGAGAATGTGTTTGCATGATTTACTTATAATGATGCTTGTTTTGATGTCTTAGATTGTTCTCTCTTCTTGTGGATTCTTAATGCGGGTTACGTGTTTATTGCAGGTTGCTTTTTTGCTTTGAAGGTGTGGAATGCTCAGAAGGCTGGAGCTTCTGCTGTTCTTGTTGCGGATGATATTGAGGAGAAACTAATAACCATGGACACTCCTGAAGAGGATGGATCATCTGCAAAATATATAGAGAACATAACAATACCTTCGGCTCTCATAGAGAAAAGTTTTGGTAAGAAATTAAAGAGTGCCATAAGTAATGGGGATATGGTGAATGTAAATCTTGATTGGAGGGAGGCCGTCCCCCACCCAGATGACCGTGTGGAGTATGAGCTGTGGACCAACAGCAATGATGAGTGTGGAGTTAAATGTGACATGTTGATGGAATTTGTGAAGGATTTTAAGGGTGCGGCACAAATATTGGAGAAAGGTGGCTTTACTCAGTTTACCCCCCATTATATAACTTGGTACTGTCCTCAGGCATTCACGTTAAGTAAGCAATGCAAGTCTCAGTGCATTAACCATGGAAGATATTGTGCACCAGATCCTGAGCAAGATTTTAGCACTGGTTATGATGGGAAAGATGTGGTTGTTGAAAATTTGAGGCAGTTATGTGTTTACAAGGTGGCAAATGAAACCCAAAAGCCTTGGGTGTGGTGGGACTATGTCACTGATTTTCAAATTAGGTGCCCAATGAAGGAGAAAAAATACAACAAGAAATGTGCTGATGCTGTCATTGAGTCACTTGGCAAGTGAATCTTCATTGCTTTTGATGTTTTTCTAGGGTGGTTGAAAACAACTTCTCAATTATGATTATTCAATATCTGCAGGTCTTGATATTAAAAAGATTGAAAAGTGCATGGGAGATCCAGATGCCGATTCTGAGAATACTGTTTTGAAAGAAGAGCAAGATGCCCAAGTACTCATTTATAACTTTAATTTGCTTATGTTGTCGTTTAATTGATTGTACAAGATTGCTATGGTTTTTTATGTATGTATAGAAAGATCTTTAACAAACTAGTTTTTATAGATTGGGAAGGGATCACGAGGTGATGTTACCATATTGCCTACTCTAGTTGTCAACAGCCGTCAGTATCGAGGTTTGTACAATGTGCTTCGCTCATTGATATTGCTTGAATTTTCAACTCTTAAAATATTGTTCATTTTTGTTTTTGCAGGAAAATTGGAGAAAGGTGCTGTTATGAAAGCTATTTGTTCAGGTTTTGAAGAAACTACTGAACCAGCTGTTTGTTTGAGCAGTGGTAAATATTTGCTATCCCTTACTCATGAGGTGGATATACTTTTGTGTAACTTTTAGTTTAAAACCCAACTCTTTTTGATTGGCAAACCTTTTACTTGATAGAGGTGGAGACAAACGAGTGCTTGGATAACAATGGTGGTTGTTGGCGGGATAAAGGAGCTAACATAACTGCATGCAAGGTATTGTACTTCATTGAAAATAAGTATCTAATGACAGGCCAAATTGAATTACAGTTTCTGTATTCAATATtcatgtatatatatgtgaatatTTATGCAGGATACTTTCCGCGGGCGAGTATGTGAATGCCCTTTGGTAGATGGTGTGCAGTTCAAAGGAGATGGTTATACGACTTGCGAAGGTTAAATACACAGCCTTTACTTCTCTATTTGCATAAATTTCATCAAAACGTTATCTAAGTCTGTTCATGTTACTTAATTGAAGAAAAAGACAGAGATTAACTTGGGATGATCCATATTTGACATTGTGAACATTAATCCATGATCTTCCTAGGCATGAAAGTTACTCTCATGAATCATGATTCCTCATTTTTATTTTGCGAATTTATTAAACTTCACTGAAATGAAGTAGAGAGATTCAGGGATTGGCAACTTATTGTTATCATTTCTGTTTATTGTGTTTTTAAGGTTAAATTATTTTGTAGGCTCCTATAgttcatttcattttttaaatagtttctattgtttcatttcatttttaaatcCCTATACTTCTATTTTAGTAAATAGATCTCTCGTAGTTGGCGGCTGTTATTCTCTGTCAGGATATTCCCAGTCATTTTCTAGCCATTTTATGTTACTATTACTGATTTCATTAACTTAAATATACAACTTCGTAATAACTTAATATGTAGGGACCTAATTGAAAATTCAGGTGGTGTTTGTAAGAGCTTATTTGAGCTTGTCTTATGACATAAACACTTGTGCAAGTGTTTGGAAGAGCTTAGGAAAATAGCTTTTGATTTTCCCATTATTCTGTTTTCAACTTATTCTCATAAGCCTCACAAGATGGCTCTTAAAAACAATATATGCATAGGATATATGGACTTTACCCTGATTATCTCTTTGATTGTGAAACAGCACATGCATAAATATTCATATGATGAATACTTTTTGAATAATTACTGAATTAAATTGTTTACTCGAACACGCTCCTCAGTAATACTTCAAGAACATGTTCCAAATTTTAGGGATCCTGTTGAAAACTTTTAACGAGAGAGATCTTGTCATAATTGCAGTAAAAATATAGGAACCTAAAGAGTAAATTACCTTTTTTAAATAATGTGTATTCATAGTTTCACTCAGCTAGTTTATTATGGGTTTACAGCTAGTGGACCTGGACGGTGCAAGATTAACAATGGAGGTTGTTGGCATGATGCCCGAAACGGACATGCATTTTCTGCTTGTTCGGTTAGTTGCTTCTCTTGACACTTCACTAACTTGTTTTGTCTTCACTAAATATTTAGCATTTGAATCTTTTTGAAAACGAATCATGACTTACATTGTCATACCTTCATGAACAGGATAATGGAGGGGTTAAATGCGAGTGTCCTGCAGGGTTTAAAGGTGATGGTGTTAAAGATTGTACAGGTGAGATTGTTTAaatgttatttgtttattttatttactttttctgTAGTGTACCTTGAAGTATTAAGGTTACCCCGAGCACTAAGTTTATACACCTAAAATAGAATCCTGGACCTTGTGTTTAATATGTTCTTGAAAACAAATTGTTTTTATTATGTCGTCATGATAGGTGGAAATTCTCATTAATCTACTAACATGTGAAAAATAGTATCGCTGTTTTTCCGTCTCAAATTAGATATCACCGTTGCCATTTTCTGCCTCAAATTATTTGTCCTTTTAGATTACCAATTACCAATGCAACATCTATTGCTTTTTCCCATTAATTTAccccttatttattgtattttaattcatctAGCTACTCCACTACCTACTATTAATAAGTGTACCTACTATTAATAAGTGTACCTACTATTAATAAGTGTATTTTAGTAAATGACACTTGTTTTATCACTTGATTCAATTTGGATTAGTTGTTATAGCTTGTGTGGAAGCTCTTCAATTTTTAGAAGTATTTGTTTTCTTACTAAAAGAATTCTTATAAGCTCATAGTTTATGTGAAAACATATATGAGAGCATCTAAAGTCGAGGTGCAAAGTTGGGTTTTAAGTAATGCCTGCTTTTAGAAGACTCAATGTAGTTGGCAAATGACTTAAAATACTTGATCCAAAAAAAGGAGATGAGAAGACTTAAAATTGAAAGGCATATTGCTATCTCAGTTACTAGTTAGTAAAATATTGGTAAATTATACTTGGATAGATCATATTTTAACTCTATCTCACGGTTGAAGTACTTAACTAGTCATAGTATTCCTTCAGCTCAAATTTGTGACATTGGTGATACCTGGGAAAGTTTTATCATAACTAGACCAAATGAATATCTGACATTGAACTCCTTTGTGCATCATCCTTGCAGACATTGATGAATGTAAAGAGAAGAAAGCATGTCAGTGCCCTGAATGTAGCTGCAAGAATACCTGGGGGAGCTATAACTGCACTTGCAGTGGGGATCTTCTGTATATCAGGGACCATGATACCTGCATAAGTGAGCTacacacttgtcatattttttttcattctcaAACATTTGAATAAGCTTTTTTTCATATTCTCTTTTCGGTATTCTGCAGGTAAAACTTCTAGCCAGGAAGGAAAGTCTGCTTGGGCTGCATTTTTGGTCATTGTAACCGGCTTAGTTCTGGCCGCTGCAGGGGCATACCTTGTCTACAAATATAGAATAAGGGTAAGCTTGGTTGTACTTTCCCAGTTTAATTTGGTGATGTAGccttctttattttcaaattttataagATTTATCGCATGCTTTGAGATTcattaaattccataccaaagCTGAGGTTTTTGTTTGACACTCTACTACTGAAACACAACAAGTGTACCAGAGAAATTTGCACCAGGCTACTACATAGACATTTCTTCATTTATCATTTTCTCCTTCTGTAGAGAAGGTAGAGACATTTTCTTCATAATATTTGACTGTATTTTGTGGGTGTTTTTGCAGTCATATATGGATTCTGAAATAAGGGCCATCATGGCACAGTATATGCCCTTGGACAGTCAATCAGAAGTTGTAAATCATGTCAACGATGATAGAGCTTGAAACTGGAAAGAGCATGAAACTGAAAATGCGCCAGCCTGTAGGCAGAATCATGTGCTGAGACCAAGTTGTGGCATTCCTTGTACCTTTTCAACTTTTCAGAATTCAGAGCATTGAATTTAATTAATAGACTGTATCATATGAACAATAAAAAGCTGAGAATTAGATAGATGTCCTGTGTTTTTTTAGGGCAGACTTTTAAGTTATTTGAGTAGATCTGTAGATTTTCTGTTTATGTGACATCTTGTTCCACTCATATGATTGTAACTTATTTTGCTTTTAGTACAGGTTTATGTTAACACTGTTCTTCCattgattgctggtgtgttgtactttgtttattttctttcctttgttgGCTTTGACAAATTTGTCGAAAAACTAACCCTGGGGAATTTGATTTGTGGTGGCTACTTGATCACACAGGTGAGTTTGGGATGCATTATGGAATTAGTCATCATATCCTTGATCGAATGTACAGATGAATGTACATCTCTGCTGACATAAATCCATTTTAATATATATTGAGTTTTAACCATTTGGTTATTGAAGAAAGAGAGGCCTTGATAATTCATATTAGGGTTAATCTTATTCATTTATGTTGAGGTTCCAAACTCATTTAGCTGTGACAGGATTATAGGATTACAAAttaattttggatttttgaaattcAGTTGTGGCAGTAATATGCTATTCCAAACTCATTTAGCTGTGACAGGATTATAGGATTACAAAttaattttggatttttgaagtaTACAAGGTATGATGCCCAAACTCATTTAGCTGTGACAGGATTATGGGTTTACAAAttaattttggatttttgaagtaTACAAGCTATGATGCCATTGCCAATGACTAATGACCAGTAAAACGGTTGAAACAAACTTCAATAATCAAGAAACAATGAATAATATCTCATGGTTCAAAAATACACATGGTTAATCCTTAGGATTAAATAAATGGTGCTAATGAATAATTAAATACCTATCAACAGAATAGAAAAATCACAAAGTTCCAAAATGGCATGCAGCTTCAACTCTTTATATTCTGCTAAATATCTATGGAAATTTGGTAGGTGTAATGTTGAGGTTTAGTCCAATGTTCATTCCATTGTAAGCAATGGGAGCATACATCCAGTGATCATCAGAGCTAAGAAGCTGTTTATTTGAAATCAAAAGATAAACAAACACGAATTAGTCTCaatatttctaaaatatataatatgaacTTTTTTGGCACTGAAGTAAAATTTGGATTCTTAGTAAGGACTAAAGAGGATTCTCATGTTCTTACCTTAATTTGGACCTGCAAGAACTTCACATATTGCACAGCTTCCTCAAGCATGGTACTGATATCAACCTATAATTCAGAAgtaagaaaattaattaattttagctTAACCAATTGTTTAACTATTGTTGAATTGCCATTGAGAAAGTTACCTTGGTTCCATTGGGGACTAGGCTTTGTAGAATTTTCAACCTTTCAtttattctttctcttcttttctgcATTATACAAAATGAAAATCTACTGAGATCTAATCTTTTAAGAGTTCAAAATCTCAGCAATCTTGGACAACAtttcaaaaacataaaattattaataatgatATTTTGAGGATATGCATTTGGATTTGGTAGACATACTTTTGCATAGACACCTTGTGGATCAGCGGAAGAACCTCTATCAcatcttgattttccttttaACTTCATAGATGTTGAATCCTTCTGGTTCAAGATCGAAGACCCTTCTTCATTTAGCTTCTTAGAAGCACTGGAGTCATCCTCCTCTGAGCTCAAATTCTGCTCCTGAAGATCAGGACTTTCATCCTCTTCAGTGTTGCTTATAGATTTCGATTTCTTTCTAGGTTTGatatttttcttattcttttgTACCTatagaatcaataaaatcaaaatgATCAAATCAAGGTGAGAACAatacaaaatcaaacacacaaaattcTTCTGAAAAAGAAACCGACACTCACGAGACATCTTTAGTGTCGGACACGGacacatttttattttttcaaattattatgatATCTATATATAAATATCAGTGTCGTGTCTTTCTGTCTGTGTCACTGTTTGTTCCATAGACaagaaatgattaaatttaaaaagacaAACAAGATTTATGTTATCCTACCTTCATTGAGCACCTAGATCTTTTTCCTGACTTCTCCATGTTGATTTTAACACCATCTTCCACTGATTCAGAAACCAGTAACTCTTCACATTCCACGTGATCCTGAAAACTCTTGTCACCAATAACCTCTTGACAAAACTCTTCATCCGTATTGTTTTCGGTTATCTGTGCACTATCATTCCTTTGAACACTATAAGCGCCGAAATCACCATTCAGCATGGATATGTATCCAATGTTTGCTACTTGATCGTCATTCAAACAGTTGTAACTACCATTTGCATCAGAAATTGTGTCACTTCCatgtaaaaaactcaaaaaattgaTGTTACTATTATCAACATTTTGAGGAAAATGGTCACTGTTATTCATGCTCACTATTGTGGAGTCATGTCCAGGCCATAATGTAGATGGAACTTCAAAATTGAAATTTGGATAATCATGCTGAGGGACTTGACAGTTATCAAGTAACTGGCCCATAAAATCAGCTTCCTCAGCTGTGTAAAATCCACTAAGGGAACTCCATTCTTCACAACTTTGCTCACAAGGATCCATTTTCTGAAGAATTTTATATGGTTTGTATTCTTTGTGAATTGTGATTGAGAAGCTTCACTTGATAATACACTGTATTTATAGGTAACTAAAAAGTGGAAATAAAATATCTTTACAAATAGACTTTATCCCTATAAAAAAATCTCAATTAATAATTGCCAATTATTAGCATCTGACTAATTCCTATAACTTTATGCAATATACATAAGTCAATGATGGAATCGCTTATAAGTTAGTATAAGTTAATCCCTTTGTTGTCCTATAAACACACGTCTTAAGGAAACTATTAATTACCCTAATTCCGTAGAGAGAAATAATGtttagacataaaaaatatttaatgtcaaatttaatatttttgtttttttgtttttatttttatttttaaaatgtgtgtgtctaaaaaattaaaagtagGAGAGAGACATATATAAACATATACGAGTGTATACGACATTATATAGATTGTTAATATTTTGATCTTGAAATATAAATGTTGTGAAGGGAAAATAACATTTTCAGATGAAATATACATACTATAGTAGTAGTAGGAATTAAGTGGAAAGATTAACTAATGTATTTGGTATTAAAAATCGATTTAGATATTGAGTCGACAACATCTCTAAATCATGGTTGGACCAAATGACAAGTAAATATgtacttttttaaataaaaaactacaaAATGTAAATAAAAGTTACAGAAATTAGTCAATTTTGAGAAATTTTCCATCCTTCAAAAAAATTATTACGAGTGATATACATATTTGAGAGTTTAAATTTAGAACAGTTCCTATAGTGCAACATAATACTAAACTGTTTCTTAACAATAACAATTTTTTAACAAACTGACAAGCATAAGAGGCTAAAGAATTAACCTTATGACATGAGAATGACTATATTTGCAAATTTTTAAATGAACTTGCTCATGATTTATATGATTATTACAGTGCTTACGAGATTGTCAAAGAAATCAAGGCTTCATTGAAAAAGAAATACGACATTGAGGAGGCTGGTGCGAAAAAAATATGTTGCGAGCCTTGTCTTCAAATATCATATGACTGATGAAAAATATGTGGAGACTCGATCCTACAAAATCAAAATGATAGCTCATGAAATGAAAGTAGGACTTTTAGATGAAAAAAATTCAATTAGCTGTTATAATTCACAAACTACTCCCCTctcttaaaaatatttaaaagattctCTATGCCACAAAAGGAAATAGTTTTCTATAGAAAGTTTGATAACCTGTTTCAATATAAGTGGGGAATCTCGAAAACAAGATTAGAAAAAAGAAGTGTTGTCTGTTTCAAACAATTATGTGAGATATTAGATCGAACTCTaggatagcttcttggttcgacaattcGACACGATCTTAGCATGTCGTCGAAGTCTGTTCACATGGTGTAGTCAAAATCGAAGTATGCTAGGATCGTTAGCATGTCTAATTGGGCCTGTTTGTTAACCCAAactgtttaagttagcttgttccctaagttagcttgtgtaatgggacTGTGTGTAAAAACCCATTAATTTAGTGTGTTAGTttcttataaataacatactagtttCTCATCATTGTACAAtgcaaatcctaattagggtgagagaggttatttattactctgtaacacttgtaattttgttttaaagagaaagtaaaaaaatattagtgtATACCCAATTCATCGTGTTCTTCTTGCTTCACTCTTTTCTAACCTTGTGGGTTTCTTATAGATAAAGAAActgattatactttgttatttcgacattgtttttcacaacaaattggtgtggTGAGCATgaagaagatgccgtcaacaaagtatgagattaaaaagttcaccggagtgaacgatATCGGTCTATGGCACTTGAAAGTCCTACTGGTTCAGCAAGGTTGAtcagaagcgttgaagggagtcAAAGCCATGGGTGATGCGTTAACGAAGAAAGAGAAAACGAATATAGTAGAGAAAGACCACAAATCTATCTTATTGAgacttggtgataaggttctccgataAGTTTCAAAAGAGACGACAATGGCGGGTTTGTGGTCGAAActcgaaagtttgtacatgaccaaatcgttggTCAACCGCCTCTACTTGAAGCAAGCTctatattcattcaagatgagtgaAAACAAAATCTTGTATGAGCATTTGAATATGTTCAACTa encodes:
- the LOC131630598 gene encoding vacuolar-sorting receptor 1-like; translation: MKLQRSSLALFLFLGFLLLSLTPSSTAKFLVEKNSLRVTSPESIKGTYDSAIGNFGIPQYGGSMAGNVVFPKDNQKGCKEFDESGISFKSKAGALPTFVLLDRGSCFFALKVWNAQKAGASAVLVADDIEEKLITMDTPEEDGSSAKYIENITIPSALIEKSFGKKLKSAISNGDMVNVNLDWREAVPHPDDRVEYELWTNSNDECGVKCDMLMEFVKDFKGAAQILEKGGFTQFTPHYITWYCPQAFTLSKQCKSQCINHGRYCAPDPEQDFSTGYDGKDVVVENLRQLCVYKVANETQKPWVWWDYVTDFQIRCPMKEKKYNKKCADAVIESLGLDIKKIEKCMGDPDADSENTVLKEEQDAQIGKGSRGDVTILPTLVVNSRQYRGKLEKGAVMKAICSGFEETTEPAVCLSSEVETNECLDNNGGCWRDKGANITACKDTFRGRVCECPLVDGVQFKGDGYTTCEASGPGRCKINNGGCWHDARNGHAFSACSDNGGVKCECPAGFKGDGVKDCTDIDECKEKKACQCPECSCKNTWGSYNCTCSGDLLYIRDHDTCISKTSSQEGKSAWAAFLVIVTGLVLAAAGAYLVYKYRIRSYMDSEIRAIMAQYMPLDSQSEVVNHVNDDRA
- the LOC131630599 gene encoding transcription factor bHLH84-like, with the translated sequence MDPCEQSCEEWSSLSGFYTAEEADFMGQLLDNCQVPQHDYPNFNFEVPSTLWPGHDSTIVSMNNSDHFPQNVDNSNINFLSFLHGSDTISDANGSYNCLNDDQVANIGYISMLNGDFGAYSVQRNDSAQITENNTDEEFCQEVIGDKSFQDHVECEELLVSESVEDGVKINMEKSGKRSRCSMKVQKNKKNIKPRKKSKSISNTEEDESPDLQEQNLSSEEDDSSASKKLNEEGSSILNQKDSTSMKLKGKSRCDRGSSADPQGVYAKKRRERINERLKILQSLVPNGTKVDISTMLEEAVQYVKFLQVQIKLLSSDDHWMYAPIAYNGMNIGLNLNITPTKFP